In one Vulgatibacter incomptus genomic region, the following are encoded:
- a CDS encoding SNF2-related protein, protein MGEAVVEVLRPVGKARKDEGKSATPFHLRILAEEILRKRGGEALSRVAPALSEACVDLNPHQLEAATFGLESLATGGCVFGDEVGLGKTVEAGLVIAQLASEGRGRILILAPAPLRAQWRDELWDKFGLTAECVDGPSAKAAGRMNPFDLPVPLICSVPFAVNRPDQLKRIPWDLVVIDEAHRLRNAYKVSHKTGRAMRESLTGVPKLLLTATPLQNSLLELYGLVSLLDETILGPEDAFRALYGQLLHPPPPPGAPDEKKILAERQDLMNDLKERISPVVQRTLRRQVREYVKYTNRRSIVEDFRPSEKEQLLYDKVSEYLCREELAAIAPERRTLLTLCYRKLLGSSTFAIASTLEKLADSLEAKVGRAEEVARAQALHMGELFSGHENEDDQDGLEDEIRRIYEEEAEELLDDGEVGKKKPMTLSDCKQELKELREMVDLARSIRVNAKGDSLVRALSRSFTVAAAHGWPEKAVIFTESRRTQDYLKDLLEKNGFDGLVSILCGDGSGPEERKALVTEFREQTKILISTEAGAEGLNLQFCNLLINYDLPWNPQRVEQRIGRCHRYGQKRDVLVINMVNRSNAAEARLYELLEQKLNLFDGVFGASDEVLGALDSGVDFERRVLDIYQSCRSESEIDDAFNRLRSEMEGKISNRMQEARGVLMERFDDQVRARLKVAVGQAKEVIQKSEEQAKTLALSVLGDDASVEGDLIDVHHLPQALLDAAGGELAGGLYSVGTAAQAREQGARKLGPGAPIVKAAAKLVKSLPTEGVSFLSLDASRASPNLAPLFGKEGWWFVYKLEAGSGEPEERIAHVVLVREGGVYRALDLDTGALFVEIPARETIQRPSGGGTVSVTTAQENALSRAQAAVKLELEARRGAGADKARERWDRFTEECLEKPRRRIADAKAEWESSRKALLLEADDRERARLRRQRDSAEREYRRGLDQLRLEEQRRFGDKERAIADVMKKAAVGEIRRSLLASAYWFLG, encoded by the coding sequence ATGGGCGAGGCGGTGGTCGAGGTGTTGCGGCCGGTGGGCAAGGCGCGCAAGGACGAAGGGAAGTCGGCGACGCCCTTCCACCTTCGGATCCTGGCCGAGGAGATCCTGCGCAAGCGTGGCGGCGAGGCCCTGAGCCGCGTCGCGCCCGCCCTCTCCGAGGCCTGCGTCGACCTGAACCCGCACCAGCTCGAGGCCGCCACCTTCGGCCTCGAGAGCCTCGCCACCGGCGGCTGCGTCTTCGGCGACGAGGTCGGCCTCGGCAAGACCGTCGAGGCGGGCCTCGTGATCGCCCAGCTCGCGTCGGAGGGCCGCGGCCGGATCCTGATCCTCGCGCCGGCGCCCCTGCGCGCCCAGTGGCGCGACGAGCTCTGGGACAAGTTCGGCCTCACCGCCGAGTGCGTGGACGGCCCCTCCGCGAAGGCCGCGGGCCGGATGAACCCCTTCGACCTTCCGGTGCCCCTGATCTGCTCGGTGCCCTTCGCGGTGAACCGCCCCGACCAGCTCAAGCGGATCCCCTGGGATCTGGTGGTGATCGACGAGGCCCACCGCCTGCGCAACGCCTACAAGGTGAGCCACAAGACCGGCCGCGCCATGCGCGAGTCGCTCACCGGCGTGCCCAAGCTCCTCCTCACCGCGACGCCCCTGCAGAACTCGCTGCTGGAGCTCTACGGCCTGGTGAGCCTCCTCGACGAGACCATCCTCGGGCCAGAGGACGCCTTCCGCGCGCTCTACGGCCAGCTACTCCATCCGCCGCCGCCCCCGGGCGCTCCCGACGAGAAGAAGATCCTCGCCGAGCGCCAGGACCTGATGAACGACCTGAAGGAGCGGATCTCACCCGTAGTGCAGCGGACGCTGCGGCGACAGGTGCGCGAGTACGTGAAGTACACGAACCGCCGCTCCATCGTGGAGGACTTCCGCCCCTCGGAGAAGGAGCAGCTCCTCTACGACAAGGTGAGCGAGTACCTCTGCCGCGAGGAGCTGGCCGCGATCGCCCCGGAGCGCCGCACGCTCCTCACGCTCTGCTACCGCAAGCTCCTCGGCAGCTCGACCTTCGCCATCGCCTCCACCCTGGAGAAGCTGGCCGACTCGCTAGAGGCCAAGGTGGGCCGCGCCGAGGAGGTCGCCCGCGCCCAGGCCCTGCACATGGGCGAGCTCTTCTCCGGGCACGAGAACGAGGACGACCAGGACGGGCTCGAGGACGAGATCCGGCGGATCTACGAGGAGGAGGCGGAGGAGCTCCTCGACGACGGCGAGGTCGGCAAGAAGAAGCCGATGACGCTCTCCGACTGCAAGCAGGAGCTGAAGGAGCTCCGCGAGATGGTGGATCTCGCCCGCTCCATCCGGGTGAACGCCAAGGGCGACTCCCTCGTGCGCGCCCTCTCCCGCTCGTTTACCGTGGCCGCCGCCCACGGCTGGCCCGAGAAGGCGGTGATCTTCACCGAGAGCCGCCGCACCCAGGACTACCTCAAGGACCTCCTCGAGAAGAACGGCTTCGATGGCCTGGTGTCGATCCTCTGTGGCGACGGCAGCGGCCCCGAGGAGCGCAAGGCGCTGGTCACCGAGTTCCGCGAGCAGACCAAGATCCTGATCTCCACCGAGGCCGGCGCCGAGGGCCTGAACCTCCAGTTCTGCAACCTGCTGATCAACTACGACCTGCCCTGGAACCCCCAGCGCGTCGAGCAGCGCATCGGCCGCTGCCACCGCTACGGCCAGAAGCGCGACGTGCTGGTGATCAACATGGTCAACCGCTCGAACGCCGCGGAGGCCCGCCTCTACGAGCTGCTCGAGCAGAAGCTCAACCTCTTCGACGGCGTCTTCGGCGCGTCCGACGAGGTCCTCGGCGCCCTCGACAGCGGCGTCGACTTCGAGCGCCGTGTCCTCGACATCTACCAGTCGTGCCGCTCGGAGAGCGAGATCGACGACGCCTTCAACCGCCTGCGCTCCGAGATGGAGGGGAAGATCAGCAACCGCATGCAGGAGGCCCGCGGCGTGCTGATGGAGCGCTTCGACGACCAGGTGCGCGCGCGCCTCAAGGTCGCGGTGGGCCAGGCCAAGGAGGTCATCCAGAAGTCGGAGGAGCAGGCGAAGACTCTCGCACTCTCCGTGCTCGGCGACGACGCCAGCGTCGAAGGCGATCTCATCGACGTGCACCACCTCCCCCAGGCCCTCCTCGACGCCGCGGGGGGCGAGCTCGCCGGCGGGCTCTACTCGGTGGGCACCGCCGCCCAGGCCCGCGAGCAGGGCGCCCGCAAACTCGGCCCCGGCGCTCCCATCGTGAAGGCCGCAGCCAAGCTGGTGAAGTCCCTTCCCACCGAGGGTGTCAGCTTCCTCTCCCTCGACGCCAGCCGCGCCTCCCCCAACCTCGCGCCCCTCTTCGGCAAGGAGGGGTGGTGGTTCGTGTACAAGCTCGAGGCGGGGAGCGGTGAGCCCGAGGAGCGGATCGCCCACGTAGTGCTCGTCCGCGAGGGCGGCGTCTACCGCGCCCTCGACCTCGACACCGGCGCGCTCTTCGTGGAGATCCCCGCCCGCGAGACCATCCAGCGCCCGTCCGGCGGCGGCACGGTGAGCGTCACCACCGCCCAGGAGAACGCCCTCTCTCGCGCGCAGGCCGCCGTGAAGCTCGAGCTCGAGGCGCGTCGCGGGGCAGGGGCAGACAAGGCCCGCGAGCGCTGGGATCGCTTCACCGAGGAGTGCCTCGAGAAGCCGCGCCGCCGCATCGCCGACGCGAAGGCCGAGTGGGAGTCCTCTCGCAAGGCCCTCCTCCTCGAGGCCGACGACCGCGAGCGCGCCCGCCTGCGGCGCCAGCGCGACTCCGCCGAGCGCGAGTACCGCCGCGGCCTCGATCAGCTCCGCCTCGAGGAGCAGCGCCGCTTCGGCGACAAGGAGCGCGCCATCGCCGACGTCATGAAAAAGGCCGCGGTCGGAGAGATCCGCCGCAGCCTCCTCGCGTCGGCGTACTGGTTCCTCGGTTAG
- a CDS encoding thiamine phosphate synthase has product MPLGFRLYLITDRRMVPDLPAAVDRALSGIPPGAAAVQLREKDLSASALLELARSVGAICRRRGAPFLVNDRLDVALAAGADGVHLTGSSVVPKDARALLGSRLVGASCHSLEELEASAGADFATYSPIFASPGKGPAIGLEALRDAAVRMPIVALGGIDSANARDAIHAGASAVAAIRSWLADGDPAEATARLYASLA; this is encoded by the coding sequence ATGCCGCTCGGATTTCGCCTCTACCTGATCACCGACCGCCGGATGGTTCCCGACCTGCCGGCGGCGGTGGATCGCGCGCTCTCCGGGATCCCGCCCGGTGCCGCCGCCGTGCAGCTCCGCGAAAAGGATCTCTCCGCGTCGGCGCTGCTGGAGCTGGCGCGGAGCGTCGGCGCGATCTGCAGACGAAGAGGCGCACCCTTCCTCGTCAACGATCGCCTCGACGTCGCGCTCGCGGCGGGCGCCGACGGCGTCCATCTCACCGGCAGCTCCGTCGTCCCGAAGGATGCCCGCGCGCTCCTCGGCTCGCGGCTCGTGGGCGCGAGCTGCCACTCCCTCGAAGAGCTCGAAGCGAGCGCGGGCGCGGACTTCGCCACGTACAGCCCGATCTTCGCGTCCCCGGGGAAGGGCCCCGCGATCGGCCTGGAGGCGCTGCGAGACGCTGCGGTCAGGATGCCGATCGTAGCGCTGGGCGGAATCGACTCCGCAAACGCTCGCGACGCCATCCACGCCGGCGCGAGCGCCGTCGCCGCCATCCGCTCGTGGCTCGCAGACGGTGATCCCGCGGAGGCCACGGCGCGGCTCTACGCTTCGCTCGCCTGA
- a CDS encoding thiazole synthase encodes MSETLRIGNHVFHSRLFTGTGKYADFPTMKEALLASGSEIVTVAVRRLDLSAKGEESLLHWIPEGMKLLPNTAGCFTADDAIRTCRLARELWGSDLVKLEVLADQKTLLPDVVETLKAAEVLVKEGFTVLPYTTDDAVVARKLEDVGCAAVMPLGAPIGSGLGVRNPYNLMILREQVKVPVLVDAGVGTASDVAIAMELGCDAVLLNTAIACAKEPVRMARAMKAACEAGRDAYLAGRIPKKLYGSASSPIEGTISGAR; translated from the coding sequence ATGTCCGAAACCCTCCGGATTGGCAACCATGTCTTCCATTCGCGCCTCTTCACCGGGACCGGGAAGTACGCCGACTTCCCGACGATGAAGGAAGCGCTCCTGGCGTCGGGGAGCGAGATCGTCACCGTGGCGGTCCGGCGCCTCGACCTCTCGGCCAAGGGCGAGGAGAGCCTCCTCCACTGGATCCCGGAGGGCATGAAGCTGCTCCCCAACACGGCGGGCTGCTTCACCGCCGACGACGCGATCCGCACCTGCCGCCTCGCCCGCGAGCTCTGGGGCAGCGACCTCGTCAAGCTCGAGGTCCTCGCCGATCAGAAGACGCTCCTCCCCGACGTGGTGGAGACCCTGAAGGCGGCCGAGGTGCTGGTGAAGGAGGGCTTCACCGTCCTGCCCTACACCACCGACGACGCGGTGGTCGCCCGCAAGCTCGAGGACGTCGGCTGCGCCGCCGTGATGCCGCTGGGCGCGCCGATCGGCTCGGGCCTCGGGGTCCGCAACCCCTACAACCTCATGATCCTCCGCGAGCAGGTGAAGGTCCCCGTGCTGGTCGACGCCGGCGTGGGCACCGCCAGCGACGTGGCCATCGCGATGGAGCTCGGCTGCGACGCCGTTCTCCTGAACACCGCGATCGCCTGTGCGAAGGAGCCGGTGCGCATGGCGCGGGCGATGAAGGCCGCCTGCGAGGCGGGCCGCGACGCGTACCTGGCCGGCCGGATCCCGAAGAAGCTCTACGGCTCGGCCTCGTCACCGATCGAGGGGACGATCTCCGGCGCCCGCTGA
- the thiS gene encoding sulfur carrier protein ThiS: MVLQVNGEEHEIPEGSTVAQLLDLLGVVRERVAVEVNLHVVRRADHGAHVLGAGDQVEVVAFVGGG, encoded by the coding sequence GTGGTTCTTCAGGTCAACGGGGAGGAGCACGAGATCCCCGAGGGCAGCACGGTAGCCCAGCTCCTCGACCTCCTGGGCGTGGTCCGTGAGCGGGTCGCCGTCGAGGTGAACCTCCACGTGGTCAGGCGCGCCGATCACGGCGCGCACGTGCTCGGCGCCGGAGACCAGGTCGAGGTCGTGGCCTTCGTGGGCGGCGGCTGA
- a CDS encoding class I fructose-bisphosphate aldolase — protein sequence MRNSDQVRKILSWYPSDNPGTLSNLARMMNTGRLAGTGKFVILPVDQGFEHGPVRSFQPNPGGYDPDYHYNLAIDAGCNAYAAPLGALEATAGKYNGEIPLILKLNNSDSMAKVGEPISAITGSVEDALRLGCSAIGFTIYPGSAERNLMYEQIREMILEAKSVGIPTVLWAYPRGSGLSKAGETAVDIVAYAAHVAAQLGAHVIKVKPPTAHVEQPENQKVFEKFNIPTATMADRVRHVVQSCFNGKRIVIFSGGEAKGTDAVLEEIRGIRDGGGFGSIMGRNAFQRPHDEAVKLLNTIMDIYAGKA from the coding sequence ATGCGCAACAGCGATCAGGTGCGGAAGATCCTCTCGTGGTACCCCTCGGACAATCCGGGCACGCTCTCGAACCTCGCCCGGATGATGAACACCGGCCGCCTCGCGGGCACCGGCAAGTTCGTGATCCTCCCGGTGGATCAGGGCTTCGAGCACGGCCCGGTCCGGTCGTTCCAGCCGAACCCCGGCGGCTACGATCCCGACTATCACTACAACCTCGCCATCGACGCGGGCTGCAACGCCTACGCTGCGCCGCTGGGGGCCCTCGAGGCCACCGCGGGTAAGTACAACGGCGAGATCCCCCTCATCCTCAAGCTGAACAACTCCGACTCGATGGCGAAGGTCGGCGAGCCGATCTCCGCGATCACCGGCTCGGTGGAGGACGCGCTCCGCCTCGGCTGCTCCGCCATCGGCTTCACCATCTACCCGGGCTCCGCCGAGCGGAACCTGATGTACGAGCAGATCCGGGAGATGATCCTCGAGGCCAAGAGCGTCGGCATCCCCACCGTGCTCTGGGCCTACCCCCGCGGCTCCGGCCTCTCCAAGGCCGGCGAGACCGCCGTCGACATCGTGGCCTACGCGGCCCACGTGGCGGCGCAGCTCGGCGCCCACGTGATCAAGGTGAAGCCGCCCACCGCCCACGTGGAGCAGCCGGAGAACCAGAAGGTCTTCGAGAAGTTCAACATCCCGACCGCCACCATGGCCGACCGCGTCCGCCATGTGGTCCAGTCCTGCTTCAACGGCAAGCGGATCGTGATCTTCTCCGGCGGCGAGGCCAAGGGCACCGACGCCGTCCTCGAGGAGATCCGCGGGATCCGTGACGGCGGCGGCTTCGGCTCGATCATGGGCCGCAACGCCTTCCAGCGCCCCCACGACGAGGCCGTGAAGCTCCTCAACACGATCATGGACATCTACGCCGGCAAGGCGTAG
- a CDS encoding RCC1 domain-containing protein, with protein sequence MSGRLHSRRFVSPLSHCLAAVLGTAAIATGCGAPLESESADVPTGSTNSGLTTSYIDLVAGDSHTCALAANGQAYCWGTGANGELGAGKTTVSNSGIPVSGRERFKSLTAGLHHVCGVSDSGTFCWGKNDAGQLGTGDYADRNAPSTVTGGHSFTGLRAGAAITCALDGSEPWCWGDRAGSSPDPVPAKEKESSPDPVPARERMSSPDPVPARTSSPDPVPARGFGSLRVGRSHVCGLGVDGGLFCFGDNERGQIAWGLSSPDPVPAFIGVWGPDSNGVMPDIRTFALGAAHSCATAVENGKSVTKCWGDGKRGQLGNGSYPVDPSGRVTVSGNVAYVSLVTGENHTCGLASNGDVWCWGSNEYGQLGDGTSVDRSANPVRTKGPAFQALAAGRAHTCGIATDGQVYCWGRNNELQLGIGSGQAANVPTKVSIKN encoded by the coding sequence ATGTCCGGCCGTCTCCATTCCAGGCGTTTCGTTTCTCCGCTGTCCCACTGCCTCGCGGCTGTACTCGGAACGGCCGCCATCGCAACCGGCTGCGGCGCGCCCCTCGAGAGCGAATCTGCCGACGTGCCGACCGGCTCGACGAATAGCGGGCTCACCACCAGCTACATCGATCTCGTAGCAGGCGACTCTCATACGTGTGCCCTCGCAGCCAATGGCCAGGCGTACTGCTGGGGAACCGGAGCGAACGGCGAGCTCGGCGCGGGAAAGACCACCGTTTCCAATTCCGGCATCCCCGTCTCGGGAAGGGAGCGCTTCAAGTCTCTGACCGCAGGCCTCCATCACGTCTGCGGTGTCTCCGATAGCGGGACCTTCTGCTGGGGCAAGAACGACGCCGGCCAGCTCGGCACCGGGGATTACGCGGATCGCAACGCGCCCTCGACCGTGACCGGCGGGCACTCGTTCACCGGTCTTCGTGCAGGCGCGGCGATCACCTGTGCCCTCGATGGCTCCGAGCCCTGGTGCTGGGGCGATCGCGCCGGCTCCTCCCCCGACCCCGTCCCTGCGAAGGAGAAGGAGTCGTCTCCCGATCCCGTCCCGGCCCGCGAGCGCATGTCGTCTCCCGATCCGGTCCCGGCGAGGACCTCGTCCCCCGACCCGGTCCCGGCGAGGGGCTTCGGCTCGCTGCGCGTCGGCAGGAGCCACGTGTGCGGGCTCGGAGTCGATGGCGGCCTCTTCTGCTTCGGCGACAACGAGCGCGGTCAGATCGCCTGGGGCCTCTCTTCGCCCGATCCGGTCCCCGCCTTCATCGGCGTCTGGGGCCCGGATTCCAACGGCGTGATGCCCGACATCCGCACCTTCGCCCTCGGCGCGGCCCATAGCTGCGCCACCGCCGTCGAGAACGGCAAGTCGGTGACGAAGTGCTGGGGCGACGGCAAGCGCGGCCAGCTGGGCAACGGCAGCTACCCCGTCGATCCCTCCGGCCGCGTCACCGTGTCCGGCAACGTCGCGTACGTCTCGCTCGTCACGGGCGAGAACCACACCTGCGGCCTCGCCTCGAACGGCGACGTCTGGTGCTGGGGCTCGAACGAGTACGGCCAGCTCGGAGACGGGACCTCGGTCGATCGGTCGGCGAATCCGGTGCGCACCAAGGGCCCTGCGTTCCAGGCCCTCGCGGCAGGCCGCGCCCACACCTGCGGCATCGCCACCGACGGCCAGGTCTACTGCTGGGGCCGCAACAACGAGCTCCAGCTCGGTATCGGCTCGGGCCAGGCTGCGAACGTGCCCACCAAGGTGAGCATCAAGAACTAA
- a CDS encoding NAD-dependent epimerase/dehydratase family protein → MRVLLTGGSGFVGPAAAKALSRAGHEVRCLMRETSDRSGIEATGIPVEYALGDVCDAASLPAAVEGVDAVVHVAGLTKGLNSQDYYRVNAYGTRLLAEAAVGAGVKRFVHCSTLAVAGPMPEGRPSVEGDTPVPVSNYGRSKLAGEELLRRHADKLEITIVRPPIVYGPRDKDFFEVFKMASLGIALKPGLFGSKRYSIIHVEDLGSALAIALDKGHRVHDSRGGDGIYYVSDGGIYTWEELIRRTATALGRDKAVVIPVPEVLSWPVGLWSEVAARITGKPQIISFDKIRETAGPGWSCSIDRARDELGFEPDYPLDRGLAETASWYRENRWI, encoded by the coding sequence ATGCGAGTCCTCCTCACCGGCGGCTCGGGCTTCGTGGGCCCGGCCGCGGCAAAGGCCCTTTCCCGCGCCGGCCACGAGGTTCGCTGCCTGATGCGCGAGACCTCGGATCGCAGCGGCATCGAGGCCACCGGGATCCCCGTCGAGTACGCGCTCGGCGACGTCTGCGACGCGGCGTCGCTCCCGGCGGCGGTGGAGGGCGTCGACGCGGTCGTCCACGTCGCGGGTCTCACCAAGGGGCTGAACTCCCAGGACTACTACCGGGTGAACGCCTACGGCACCCGCCTCCTCGCCGAGGCGGCCGTCGGCGCCGGCGTGAAGCGCTTCGTGCATTGCTCGACCCTCGCCGTCGCAGGCCCGATGCCGGAGGGCAGGCCCTCCGTCGAGGGCGACACCCCGGTGCCGGTCTCGAACTACGGCAGGTCCAAGCTCGCCGGCGAGGAGCTGCTGCGGCGCCACGCCGACAAGCTCGAGATCACCATCGTCCGCCCGCCGATCGTCTACGGCCCGCGCGACAAGGACTTCTTCGAGGTCTTCAAGATGGCGTCCCTCGGGATCGCCCTGAAGCCCGGCCTCTTCGGGAGCAAGCGCTACTCGATCATCCACGTGGAGGATCTCGGCTCCGCTCTCGCCATCGCGCTGGACAAGGGACATCGCGTCCACGATTCCCGCGGCGGCGACGGCATCTATTACGTCTCGGACGGCGGCATCTACACCTGGGAGGAGCTCATCCGCCGGACCGCGACGGCCCTCGGACGCGACAAGGCCGTGGTGATCCCCGTTCCCGAGGTGCTGTCGTGGCCGGTGGGGCTATGGTCGGAGGTCGCCGCGAGGATCACGGGCAAGCCGCAGATCATCTCCTTCGACAAGATCCGCGAGACGGCGGGCCCCGGATGGTCCTGCTCGATCGACCGCGCGCGGGACGAGCTGGGCTTCGAGCCCGACTACCCCCTCGATCGCGGCCTCGCGGAGACCGCGAGCTGGTACCGCGAGAACCGCTGGATTTAG
- a CDS encoding aminotransferase class I/II-fold pyridoxal phosphate-dependent enzyme: protein MADVFGKAFEWRELKVARATGLYPYFKPIDQTDGTQVNVGGRPVIMVGSNNYLGLSLHPAVKEAAAKALEKYGTSCSGSRLLNGTLDLHVELEEKLARFLGKEMALCFSTGFTTNLGTLSAILERKDYVFSDRLNHASILEGIRGSFGEHKRYRHNDMADLERLLGNAPAEAGKLIVTDGVFSMEGDFADLQGIIALKKKYGARVMVDEAHGLGVLGAHGRGLSEHLGVENDVDLVMGTFSKSFGSLGGVIAGPKEVIEWIKHKARAMVFQASMTPASVAAALASLEIIQAEPERRERLWRIANKMRNAFRLLGYDTGLSDGPVVPVHIGDQIKCFRLWKALYENGVFANPVIPPAVEPGHSLMRTSYMATHTDEQLDRVIEQFEILGKKFKVLSEDAPTAADVIAQVGSIETAREGAPRFVAANGNGQARRPTNGQGAFGARGDIARKVFDLVETATWRAANFEMPTREQMRGLVQERLGDVTGAVIERGYKLMELANRTRGGRKMSYDEEHD, encoded by the coding sequence ATGGCCGACGTGTTCGGGAAGGCGTTCGAGTGGCGCGAGCTCAAGGTCGCGCGGGCTACGGGGCTCTATCCTTATTTCAAGCCCATCGATCAGACCGACGGGACCCAGGTGAACGTGGGTGGCCGGCCGGTGATCATGGTCGGTTCCAACAACTACCTCGGCCTCAGCCTTCACCCCGCGGTGAAGGAGGCGGCGGCCAAGGCCCTCGAGAAGTACGGCACGAGCTGCTCCGGCTCCCGGCTCCTCAACGGCACCCTGGATCTCCACGTCGAGCTCGAAGAGAAGCTGGCGCGCTTCCTGGGCAAGGAGATGGCCCTCTGCTTCAGCACGGGCTTCACCACCAACCTGGGTACCCTCTCCGCGATCCTCGAGCGCAAGGACTACGTCTTCTCGGATCGCCTTAACCACGCGTCGATCCTCGAGGGCATCCGCGGCTCCTTCGGTGAGCACAAGCGCTACCGCCACAACGACATGGCGGACCTCGAGAGGCTCCTCGGCAACGCGCCCGCCGAGGCCGGCAAGCTCATCGTCACCGACGGCGTCTTCTCGATGGAGGGCGACTTCGCGGACCTCCAGGGGATCATCGCCCTCAAGAAGAAGTATGGCGCCCGCGTCATGGTCGACGAGGCCCACGGCCTCGGCGTCCTCGGCGCCCACGGTCGCGGCCTCAGCGAGCACCTCGGCGTCGAGAACGACGTCGACCTCGTGATGGGCACCTTCTCCAAGTCGTTCGGCTCCCTGGGCGGCGTCATCGCCGGTCCCAAGGAGGTGATCGAGTGGATCAAGCACAAGGCCCGCGCGATGGTCTTCCAGGCGTCGATGACGCCTGCGTCGGTGGCCGCAGCCCTCGCCTCGCTCGAGATCATCCAGGCCGAGCCCGAGCGCCGCGAGCGCCTCTGGCGGATCGCCAACAAGATGCGGAACGCCTTCCGCCTCCTGGGCTACGACACCGGCCTCTCCGACGGACCGGTCGTCCCGGTGCACATCGGCGATCAGATCAAGTGCTTCCGCCTCTGGAAGGCGCTCTACGAGAACGGCGTCTTCGCCAACCCGGTGATCCCGCCGGCGGTGGAGCCGGGCCACTCGCTGATGCGCACGTCCTACATGGCGACGCACACCGACGAGCAGCTCGACCGCGTGATCGAGCAGTTCGAGATCCTCGGCAAGAAGTTCAAGGTCCTCTCCGAGGACGCCCCCACCGCCGCGGACGTGATCGCCCAGGTGGGCTCCATCGAGACGGCCCGCGAGGGAGCGCCCCGCTTCGTCGCCGCGAACGGGAACGGCCAGGCCCGCCGCCCGACCAACGGCCAGGGTGCGTTCGGCGCCCGCGGCGACATCGCCCGGAAGGTCTTCGACCTCGTCGAGACCGCCACGTGGCGGGCCGCGAACTTCGAGATGCCGACCCGCGAGCAGATGAGGGGCCTCGTCCAGGAGCGCCTCGGCGACGTGACCGGCGCGGTGATCGAGCGGGGCTACAAGCTCATGGAGCTCGCCAACCGCACCCGCGGCGGCCGCAAGATGAGCTACGACGAGGAACACGACTGA
- a CDS encoding phosphatase PAP2 family protein translates to MEREASAPDSADREQEMDREDGLTIRSGELIAVIAGVLSLTILLWNHDRVGGWQPAALVCATIAISPLVLRALHARFATNRYVRFCADFGPIFYIVGLYLNLNPILDAVNIPIADDLLMRADQRIFGLQPSIWLQAQVPPLLNDVLLGAYTTYFVWPLALGLVLWFKRKEIQFDEWVTALMFFYAVNYALYALVPAMGPRYFQAAFFDGPVHGYLAPQIDLMFRGSPLARDCFPSGHTGVSLLVLAYAWREARRFFWIALPILLCLIAGTLAGRFHYGVDLLAAVPLTVTSLVVAAKLKQRLPVGMTLTRSAVLPLRRDRPST, encoded by the coding sequence ATGGAGCGAGAGGCGAGCGCGCCGGATTCTGCCGATCGGGAGCAGGAGATGGACCGGGAAGACGGCCTGACGATCCGCTCTGGGGAGCTCATCGCGGTCATCGCCGGCGTCCTGTCCCTGACGATCCTGCTCTGGAACCACGACCGTGTGGGCGGCTGGCAGCCCGCGGCGCTCGTCTGCGCGACCATCGCGATCTCGCCGCTCGTGCTCCGCGCCCTGCACGCCCGATTCGCCACGAACCGCTACGTGCGGTTCTGCGCCGACTTCGGACCGATCTTCTACATCGTCGGGCTCTACCTCAACCTGAACCCGATCCTCGACGCGGTGAACATCCCCATCGCGGACGACCTGCTGATGCGCGCCGATCAGCGGATCTTCGGGCTGCAGCCGTCGATCTGGCTCCAGGCGCAGGTGCCGCCGCTCCTGAACGACGTCCTCCTGGGCGCCTACACCACCTACTTCGTGTGGCCCCTGGCCCTCGGTCTCGTGCTCTGGTTCAAGCGCAAGGAGATCCAGTTCGACGAGTGGGTGACCGCGCTGATGTTCTTCTACGCGGTGAACTACGCGCTCTACGCGCTGGTGCCGGCGATGGGGCCGCGCTACTTCCAGGCGGCGTTCTTCGACGGGCCCGTCCACGGCTACCTCGCGCCGCAGATCGACCTGATGTTCCGCGGCTCGCCGCTGGCCCGCGATTGCTTCCCCTCCGGCCACACCGGGGTCTCGCTCCTCGTCCTCGCCTACGCGTGGAGGGAAGCGCGGCGCTTCTTCTGGATCGCGCTCCCGATCCTGCTCTGCCTGATCGCGGGGACCCTCGCGGGCCGGTTCCACTACGGCGTGGATCTGCTCGCAGCGGTGCCGCTCACCGTCACCTCGCTCGTCGTTGCGGCGAAGCTGAAGCAGCGCTTGCCGGTCGGCATGACCCTGACTCGCTCCGCCGTGCTGCCGCTCCGCCGGGATCGCCCCAGCACCTGA